CAGAAGGAGGATGCTAGATATCTGGAAAAGAAAGATGATGCTTTGGCACTTTGCCgtgcaaagagtgatcgaacaagGAAACTTGCTGCCTCACAGTAATCTCCTTATATGGCAAACAACACTGCCAAAGTGATCATTCCAAATAAAAAGCTTTATCCAGGCTATACtccttttgcaccaattgacaagaagaagttgaaggagctcgctgattggttgaaaacttgtCCGTAAGTGTTTGTTTTTTCCCTTGTTCGCAAACTCGCTAGGCGCTACGCGTGCGGTATATCCGGGCCTAGCGATTTATTGAAAAAGCGGAAAAAACTCGGGGAGTACGCGGGGaggaattttttgtatttttatatgtataatactTTCTTTCTACGTATAATACAATTTTTATGTATAATACATGTTTAtgtataaatcattttatagatttgtaataaatttaaatatataattgtatttgTCATTcacaaaatatagtttttcataTATTCTAAAGAATTGTTTACTTTAAATGTTCCTCAAACTaatgggatttttttttaaacttttatatatttataatatgctATTTATATAACTTTGTAACTTACTAACAATAAAGTTCGTTGGATAAAATGGTATAAGCTTGTTTTTCAGCTGTGGGAACACGAGTTCGAGAGTCTTgtgtgttttataattttttaaatatttttgaatgaaggATAAACATTTAATTTCACACTCGTCTTCTTCATCCCTTCCACTACAGGATTAACCCTAGCCTCCAGTACAGCTTTATTACACTTTTCACTTGTTCTTActattttttgttgattttcaTCGGATCTTAGTAAAAAACTTGTGGATTTTGTTGGATAAAAGGATTTGAGCATACATGTTTTACAATTTTCAGATTATGAATAACTCGGATTCCAGATTTACTCGCCGATTTCTTCGATTATGCGGTTAAAGCCGGGAAAAATTGGGTCAACGCGTAACGCCTCCGATCAGCACCAATACGCCACGGTGGGTCTCCGAGTACCGTATTCTCGGACGAGTAATCGCCTACTCGGGCTCGTTTTTGAACAAGGGTTTTttccataatagcttgatttagtctacaaaaactgattgcttttcaacattttgtgtttgcagtcattatagaACACCTCTCGATAAAAAACCACGTACAAGTAGAACTTGGTGGTTTCAAATCCTCCGGACCTCCTTAGAGTGGCTGGAGgactgtgtaagtcttctgctatgacttagatgacttactgataagttttctttgtagacgacttaccaataAGTCATCTGGTAAGTCGtatacgtagaagacttaccagtaagtcgtctgatatcttCTGACTTGTACCCTATTCAGCATATTGATgtttggattaatgtgctgaggaagaggtacgacgctaacccacaacatttcaggagcgagagaATGTGCTTCCTTGATCATCCTTTTGCTTAGCAATGGagatttaactaattttaaggACTCGGAGCCCGATCAAaacggtttaggaagaagactccctggtgggggtggaattattatgcaggcactataccatcattttgccaatcaaacaaggttTTGGGGACGGATATTGATGATGTCTATGCACCAGTGAACTACAACGACACTCATTGGATTGCtatgtggatatcgatccctaagaggcacatagtcgtttGGGACAGCATTTGTTCCAGTATCTCCCTAGAAgtactcgatgtggtaatggagccttttctctacatggtcccttatctgcttgttgagtgcgcttccTCAGACGAACAACGTGCCCAATACAGTCTGGAGTcattcacatatgagagaccgaccaatatacctccggcccgagctggtgattgtggcgtgtactctctaaagtacattgaatgtcgtgctcttgggatagagtttagtaaaaaataCTTTGCTAAGCCCAACGGGAAGAAtatgagggataagatggcggtggatatatttcaagagcttcctgaCGCGTATGATTTCGAAAACAAGGACAATGATGCCAACCTGGGTGCGTATGAGGGGTGATAAACAGGCTACGTTAGATTAtttgtatgatagattaggctgatgtgtgtatttgaaattgatccctattttgtaacctatacgtagtctggaaagtcttctgtgCAGTGACCTTTTGTAACCTTTCAGATAATATAAAGGGCAAGACCTTCTtaaatttgtttggtagtgtaatttgacaaagaagttgacacagataagttcataacacaaatttttaatacatagactaaacactggacgactaactggacgaccttctggacgacttacttgaaggtcttctggaagactaaacactggacgactaacttaaAGGTCTTATGGAAGAAAAACCcatggacgactaacttgaaagtcttctggaagaaaaaatcctggacgactaactttaaggtcttctggacgacttacttgaatgtcttctggaagactaaacactggacgactaacttgaaggtcttctggaagaaaaaaccatggacgactaactggacgaccttctggacgacttacttgaaggtcttctggaagactaaacactggatgACTAACttaaaggtcttctggaagaaaaaaccctggacgactaacttgaaggtcttcgggaagaaaaaaccctggatgAGTGTCTCCAACacgattcaacccatcaatgattccaacgcGATCAAAGAAAATcctaccaacatacttcggagtacagtgtctccgctgagcgagtcggtctcccactgagcatgtatgtttttcacttactttgttacccaaaacgtgtttgttcCATGTTTCACCCTCGCTCTGAtcttccattgacaaccactaaccggacatgttgtcacaaggagagttttcgttgacttgtatattctgaaggagaacctaaacctcactgctgtcaaccgcagctctgaaagcagtcatccttgctaacaaaactctggttgacatagatactattaccattcgatcttcttccttcaatctttttgaaatcttcaaaacacatatcatcatcttcctcatcctcatcttcaacctttccataaacactgtaatcctcaccattctcgtccgcttcagcaacaatagagatatcagcatcctcctccccatcatcctcctccacatcatgattttcatcttcaatcaaatcatcatcatcatcttcaaaacattcatcagcttcatcatcttctttcctgaactctgaaaccgtttccaccttgctacggcttgatacacaaagccaTACTCCATGCGTTTTtgttatctcgagcaagttttgaacttgtctatcacttgtaacatgaataggagagGTGTCTAGAGCcagcatcatttctgctggtaatgaataggttatctccacagattCTGTGTTCATGttcaggttataatcttcttgagccattgcaagaagttcagcatgtgtcgaaccttcccccaaaaaaatgattctcgctcctttgacattatcaaccacaaaatcccaacggcaatctttcaacaaccattctccatacactgcatgtaactgacgcatcatctacaaaaattcaaaataaaacacattagtaaacatagagaaaatgaaagtttactaaacattgccgcagacgacataccagtaagtcatctggaagacttaccagtaagtcgtccaaacaagtcatttttgcaattgaattttaaattggacgacttacttgtaagtcgtccagctttgtttgttaaaaaaaaactctagacgacttaccagtaagtcgtctaggataaaacgggttagttttgcatttgaccgaattgtgtcagatatttgacttttcctggacgacttaccagtaagtcgtctctgggcaaacaaaaatttcaatattttattaaagctagacgacttatttgtaagtcttcgcaagttagtttgcaattcgaaaaagaaacttaaatatttaactttacccagacgacttacttgaaagtcgtccaggtaGACGACTTACGAGAAAGTCGtccgagataagcaaggtttgaccagaatctaggaaataaatatggacgactttgcttatcctggacgactttcaagtaagtttgacgactttcaagtaagtcgtcttacttgacgactttcgcgtaagtcgtctgggaaaaattaaatatttaagttttattttctaattgcaaaagtaacctgagacgacttacagataagtcgtctagctttaataaaatattgaaattttgtttttcccggagacgacttactgataagtcgtccaggaaaagtcaaatatctgacacaattcggtcaaatgcaaaactaacccgtttatcctagacgacttaccagtaagtcgtctagggtattctctagattttgttttaacaaacaaagataacgacttacaagtaagtcgtccgtttgaccagaagacttacccgtaagtcttctacagccagactacttacgggtaagtcttctacgcgaacagatctggaaaaaaatttcaatttcataccttaaactagtgagatgacttccttagcacacatagTCTTcgccaaccacccagaacctcaaacgaaagtaacccaccaagaatagtatgcttgaatggctctatcaaccataaaaaaaatttgaatcaaaagcttgagttttttggatgaatatggaggcaaagtgaaagagatgttgtttttagctcataacaagtgagaaagagagagtgtaaattGATTTGaagtgcattaagagcttcaaaatGGTTGTTCATGGTGATTGGTGTATTAATTgtaatgacaatcttgtaaatacttaaagatgatgaggttgagagagtaaaaatgtcattttcgaaaaaaaaaagaaaaaaaaaactaatggcaTTTACGTAAATAATATGAACTCGGGAggtgaataggacaaaagaaaaatccaaaaaaaacatgagttagttttaggtttgactttgagttttgagtcaatcttgcaaaaagccctaaaatattatcaaaacttcttcaaattttatttgatagattttattGACAAAATTCATATTTTACAATAAGCTGGAATTTGAGAGAACTTATGACTAATCCAATAAGCTTGGatttcatataaaaattataaatgatagACACAATCAGagagaattttaaaataaaatgaaatccTCTCGAATCCTTGATCTAATAAGACTTCCTTGGTCTTTACGGATTCCTTATTCCTTACTCTACAGAACACCTGTCACATTATGTAGTGTAAGAATTAGAATTAATTCCTCTCTTGAGTGTTTCCCAAAAAATGCATATTCAGAGGCTAAGAGCAGCCGCATTAGCAGATTAAAAGGAGTTCATGGGCTGGGGTTTATAGggccgaaaaataaaaagaaaagttttaatGGGTTTAATTCGGTGATCCGTCTCGTTGGAGTAAGCCCGTATGATACGGGTTCAAGCCACGCGTCGAACAGACATTGGCCGCGTGTTATCGCGTCGAAAGCGAGAAAAATAGGGTTACGCGTGAGAGGATTCATTTTCTCATCTTTTTTCGAAAGCTAGGGTTTCTCTCTGTGGGAGGCGATTTCTCGTGCGACGCGACAGCCGGAGAATTTCTCGATCGAATCGACGTCGGAGTCTCTCGTAAACGATCTCAGGTGAGTATCGACTACTTTTACGGTTTCATTGAATCTTTTTGGGGTCGAAAGCGTTATCGGTTAAttgaaaatcgatttgggggttttgATGTAGGGTTCAAAATCGATATGGGGGTTTCCATTTAGGGTTAATTATCGTCATGCGGGTTCCATTTAGGGTTCGTTTCTCGAGGAtttgaaatcgatttgggggtttctACTTAGGGTTCCAAATCGAGTTTCTGGTTACGCTCTACCGTTTATTGTGTTCTAATATTTGCTTTTTCTGGTACAGATGGATCCcgcagaagagagaagagagacaaAGAGGTAGACGGAGTTGATCAACATGCAAGGATACGTGGCTGATTCAGAATACGGGATTCCGACGAGGTGTCCCTGCGGAGGGAGAATCATTGACGATGTTCGGGGGAAGGACGAGTACGACACTCTTCCTGGGAAGCGGTTCTTCACCTGCAAAAACTACAAAGTAAGCGCTTCTTCTCAATTAAATTATTTCCATTTAATTGAGTTTCTAACGAGATTCTCACATGTGTTTTTGTGGTtaacaaggctgatgggtttcATTACTGTCAGCCTTGGGTGATTGGTGTCCAGGAGCATATCGAACGTCTCACAAAGCGTCTGGAGGAGGTTGAGTTGGTGATCAACTGGGTCCTGGAGGTCAATAATCAGATTGAGAGGCTGGAGGTAATGTGACttgcatttttttgtttaaaatttgtaatattttccttaattttttattaacgGACTAACAAATTGTGATTGTTTTTTACATGTCCAGGCAGAGGTTAAAGCCCTCAATGGGGAGGTTGATAACCTCACTGGGCAGGTTTATAACCTCTCAGTACAGGTCGCGGACTTGGAGAAGCTATGCTTCGACTGAAAAAAGGTAACACTCAAGCTTAATCAATTCGAGTGCTAGTTAGAGTTGAATTTGAACTGAACTATGTGTACTAGGTTGAGTTGAATTTGAAATGAATGTTGATGAATGGTTGAGTGTTAACCCCGTGTACTTGTGTTTTCGTTGGTTGCGTAATCAATTCGACTGCTAGGTAGAGTTGAATTAGAACTGATTTGATGTTTATTGAATACTGTCTGTGTAGTAGttgtagttttaaaaactttaatcaaTGTTTGGTGGTTAGACccactttaattttttgtccTTTCAAAGTCAAAACTAGTATAAAATCATAGGCAATCTTCTTctgaaaacacaaaccaaagTTTAAACTCAtttatctaaaatctaaatGGATCCTTTTAACTTTAACTCTCCCGGGTTGGTTAACCTACTAGTCTCTCAGAGCAGTCAAACAATAGACTTAGGGTGTTCTGAGGTTCCTAAACCGGCGTCAAAGCGAAAGTGGACAACCAAAGAAGACGTTGTCTTGATcagtgcttggttgaacacCAGCAAAGATCCAATCGTGAGTAACGAGCAGAAGGCAGGCACGTTCTGGAAGCGCATAGAGGAGTATGTCAATGCTAGTCCTCTGCTCATTGGCTCCATTCCTAGGGAGTGGAGTcaatgtaagcagaggtggggaaggGTTAATGAGCAGGTCTGCAAGTTTGTTGGAAGCCATGAAGCCGTGCTGAAGGAGCAAGCGAGTGggcaaaatgagaatgatgtcaTGAAGGCTGCCCATGACATCTTCTTTAACGACTATCTTGTCAAGTTCAGTATGGAACATTGTTGGAGGGAGTTTAGGTTTGATCAAAAATGGAGATCACACTCATTCTCGAAAGATGGTGCaaaggagaaaaggaaggaaCCGGCGGAGGAGGTTCCTGCGGACCAAAATGTTAGGCCTCCTGGCGTTAAGGCTAGCAAAGCAGCCAAACGCAAGAAGCACACGAATGAAGCAGCTTTTGATCAGATAGAGAGCATATTAGCTGCGAAAAATACTATATCCAAACAGAAAATCCTTGATCGCTTGCTAGCAAAAACTGAAGCTACACTTTCTCCACAAGAAGTGTCTCTTAAAAATAAACTCATTTCTGAAATGCTTTGATAGGGTCAGTTGGTTAATTGCATTTGATATGaatttttaagttaattttttagttGGATAATGCTTGATATGAACTTGATTGCATTTGATATTTGCTGAATATGCTTTGGGTTGCAGGtttgcaggtcacgggttgcGGTAGGTGGATGCGTGCGTGTGGACGTGTTGTTAGTAGGTCTCAGCTTCTTTTGGTATCAGGTCACGGGTTCTCTGTTTGATTCACAGGTGAGTGTAGAATTTTGAATCTTTCTACACTTCTTTTAACTTCATCGGCTTTAATGGGTGTATGTACCCACAGGTTGTGTTTTGAACTCACGGGTGTATGTACCCACGGGTTCTATTTTGTACTCACGGGTGTATGTACCCGATCAACATGTAAAATATGTCTCTTTATATAATCTATGTTTCTCACTTCTGTTTGTGCAACAACTCTTTCActtctctatatattaattgttgtTTCATCTCAACTATCACCACTCTAGCATTGATTCTTCACTCTTGCATTGATTCCTCTCAACTATCACCACCCTTTCATTCACTTCTCAACCATCACCACGATTCCTCGCAACTATCACCACGATTTTTCTCAACCATCACCACGATTCCTCGCAACTATTACCACGATTCTTCTCAACTATCACCACACCTTCATACACTCCTCAACCATCACCACTTGCATTGATTCTCCACACTTGCGTTGTTCCTTGCATTCAACCAAAAGAAATTAATTCTCAATCCGTAGAGGTTAGTAATGtttttataagttatatttttataagtttataaaaaatttaagtaatggaaatttaaattaatatttttaaatttaaaaaataaatgataaaagaCAACACTACATACCATATAGACAAGgaaaaaatgttatgtttttataagttatatttttataagtttataaaaaaattaagtaatggaaatttaaattaatatttttacatttaaaaaaaaatgataagagACAACACAAAAAAACGATATAGACAAGGAAATAAATGTAATGTACTTATAagatagttatatttttattagttttttataaATCCCTTTTGCCTTTTATAGGAAGTAAATTGCTTCAacaatgtcttcctcatcaagtgaTGAAGTAGATGAGTATTTAGAAGAAATGGTCGACGAAGTTGTTGATAATTTCATCGACTCAGTAGTTGATGGTCAAGCTAACAACCCGAAGAgacgagcttatatcgaaagaaatcggcAACGTGGACACAATCAACTATTGACCGACTATTTCAACGAAAATCCCACATACCCATCGGAAATGTTTAGGCggcgttttcgaatgaacaagtcattgttccttcgcattgtcgatCGCCTAAGTACTGAAGTGCCATACTTTCAGCAAAGAAAAAATGCTCACGGAAGGTTCGGGCTAtctgcacttcaaaagtgtacggcagctATACGTATGCTGGCATACGGTCAATCGGGAGATAcatatgacgaatatctccgacttggtgaaagTACGGCACGTTtatgtttggaaaatttcaCTACTGGGATAATACAATTGTTTGGACAGGAGTATTTACGAAGACCTAATGAGGATGATCTTCAACGAttactcgatattggagaggtaCGGGGGTTCCCAGGGATGATTggcagcatcgactgtatgcactgGGAGTGAAAAAACTGCCCAACGGCTTGGAAAGGTTAGTACACACGTGGttcaggaaagccgacaattgtcttagaagctgttgcatcacaagatctttggatatggcacgcatttTTCGGATTACCAGGTACCCTCAGCGATATCAATGTTCATGATCGGTCACCagtttttgatgatattttacaaggtcgagcacCAAAAGTGAAGTTCAAGGTCAAGAACCACACTTATCGTATGGCCTACTACCTTACTGACAGGATTTATCCAaattggtcaacatttatccaatccatcccactccctcaaggtcctaaagcagaGCTATTTGCCGAACGTCAAGAATCcaccagaaaagatgtcgaacgggcttttggagtattgcaatcaAGGTTCGCAATAGTTAAAAATCCAGCTCTACTATGGGACAAGGAAAAGATAGGATGGATTATGAGAAGttgtgtcatattgcacaatatgatagtagagaacGAACGAGACGGATATACCCAAATTGATACATCTGAGTTCGAGTCAGGAGAGTCAAGCAGAAGTTCCAAGGTGAAAACGAGAACAAGTTTTAATATAGGTAATATGTTAGGCGTTCACAATGAAGTTCGGGATTCAGAGAAACATCATCTTTTGAAAGCGGATTTAGTTGAAAATGTATGGAAAAAGTTTGGTAATATAGATGAATAATGTTTCTATGTTCATTAATATTCTTAATGTATTTGAATATTcttaatgtattgaataaaaagttttcaaatattttaaaaaatatatattattttattcctatgaACCCCTTCTTCAGGTTCACTAATGCAGATACACAAACGATAGAAGTTCATCACTATTCATGGTCccatcaaaaaatattaaaaaaatcctaTGAACCCCAAAAGGGGGTTCATTGATGCGGATGCTCTAAGTATCTGCATCTACATCACAAGAAACAAGTTCAAAGATTGTCACTGCAGCCTGCAGgttgcataaaaaaaaaggtttccaTACCCGCATGTTCCCATGATCCGAGTAGAAACATGAGAAGCATTGTCTAACAACATTCGGCGAATCCAAAATCTGCTAACTGATGAATTACTGATGTTTAGTTGTACATTTCAAATAAACCTTGACAGtttattaaaagttatttttagaATACCTTTGCCTCGTAGCTATCATCGATAAGAACGTTAGCAGCTTTTACATCAAGGTGTATAGTTTTAGGGTTACCTGATGAGaaacaagacaaaaaaaaaacaatattaagaGTCTTTGAAAAACATGTGTTCAATACAACTTAAAGACTCACAATCTTCATGTAAGTATGCCAATTCTCTAGCTGCTCCGGAAGCAATCTTCATCCTCTTTGGCCAATTCAATACTGGTCTCCTTTTTCTGCAAATATTACCATATAGTGTAAAGCAAGGTGGCTAAATTCCCGCACACCATTTATCGCACTTACCATGCAAATGAAACTCCAGAATTGGGAAAAAACTCGTAaacaagcaatctttaagttccgGTTACGCAGTAGCCAAGGAGGGATACAAGATGCCTGTGATGGACTCTACTTATAATCTCTATCTCTGCCCGAAACTCCAGTTTCCCTTGTCCGCTTTCAGCTTTAAGCTGCTTAATCGCAACCTCCGTTCCATCAGGAATATCTCCTTTGTGAACATAACCAAACCCGCCTTGGCCAATGAAGTTGACACTGGAGAAGTTATCAGTCGCTTGCGCGCCAAGTCTTCATATGTGAACAAGTTGTTTGCCATTTCTGAGAAGCTACTTTGATTATTCCACTGCTGAAGATTATTATCATCATCTATAAAATCATTATCAGAATATTAATGGTTGATTGATTTACTTTTATTTAGTCAAAACCATAATTTGGTACCTGAACTAAGATAACGACCAAGCTTGGCTCTCCTCTTGAGGATAACTAAAACAATGACTAAGTATTGGGTTATAGTATATGTTTCCATATAAGGAGATATGGTAGAGATACGATCCTATCGTAAATAGGCAATagtcttgtatatatatatgaacgtTGAGCTAATGAAGATACACGAGAGATTTCACAttatttcatggtatcagagccgccATCTCTGACCTAATCTCCTAACAGCCGCCGTAGCCTTGCTTTCCAAGCAACTAGCGCCGCTTACACTTTGCCGCGATCCTATCATGACTGATATACAGCCACTCGCCGTCACAGGAGCTGGTGCTGCACCTTCTCCATACACGCTCCATTCTTCCGACAATCCAAGAGCGTTGATCTCGTCGGTTGTTTTGAAAGAAGACAACTATCCTGAATGGGCTACAGAATTGAAGAACTCTCTTCAAGCAAAGCGAAAACTCCCATTCATTGAGGGAACCATTCCAAAACCGCTAACTGAACCTGCACTGAATATGTGGCTTGCCGCAAACTCGATGATTGTGGGTTGGATTCGAACCTCCATTGATCCAAGAATTTGATCCACAGTGTCATTCATCTCAGATGCCTCAGTTCTCTGGGAACGTCTTCGACTTTGGTTCTCTGTGGGCAACGGAGTCCGCAAGCAAGTACTGAAATATGAAATAGCTTCGTGCAAGCAAGATGGGCAGTCCGTGCTGGAGTATTACGAACGCCTGACCAAGCTGTGGGAAGAAGTGCAAAACTACAAAACGAGTCGTCCGTGCACATGCGCTGCGGCTCCGGATCTCGCAAAAGAACGTGAGGAAGATCAAGTACACCAGTTTCTGTTTGGACTGGATCTTCCACGGTTTAGTAACATACGATCTACCATCACCGGTGAAGATCCACTTCCTCCCTTGAATCAAGCCTACTCGAGGGTGATTAGAGAAGAACAGAATCTGAATGTTGAGAGAATAAAAGAAGTGACCAGAACAGAAGGTGTAGGGTTCTCGGTGAAAACAGAGCCACCAGCACAAGTAGCAGCAATGTCGGGACCACGTTACCGCGATCGTTCCACACTGTCGTGCACTCACTGCCGGCATCCAGGTCATGAAGTCGCTGAGTGTTTCCTGCTTCATGGTTACCCAGACTGGTACTACGAGCAGGGCCGTGAGGGCCGTGGAGGTCGTACACCAACCTCCGAGAGCAGAGACATCTCGCAGAGGAACTCAGATCGACGTGGTGGTCGTCCTGCAAAAACCTCAGCTCGAGGGCGTGGCAGAGCCAACAATGCACGTGCTGTGGGATCCTCAGATAATGGAAACGACCAGATTGCTCAGCTGATTAGTCTTCTCCAATCTCAGCGATCAACTACCTCATCCGAACGGTTGTCTGGTAAAACTTACCTTTCTGATGTTATTATAGACACTGGTGCCTCGCACCATATGACAGGGGATTGTTCGATCTTGACTGATGTCACAGACATAGTTCCATCGTCTGTAATTTTTCCTGATGGGAAAAGGTCCAAAGCCACTAAACGTGGTGTATTGTCTTTGAATTCGTCTTATCAGCTTACTGATGTACTGTTTGTTCCAGATTTCAATTGTACATTGATCTCTGTTTCAAAACTGCTAAGACAAACGGGTTGCATTGCTATCTTTACTGATA
The sequence above is a segment of the Brassica napus cultivar Da-Ae unplaced genomic scaffold, Da-Ae ScsIHWf_1269;HRSCAF=1813, whole genome shotgun sequence genome. Coding sequences within it:
- the LOC125596726 gene encoding uncharacterized protein LOC125596726, with the protein product MSSSSSDEVDEYLEEMVDEVVDNFIDSVVDGQANNPKRRAYIERNRQRGHNQLLTDYFNENPTYPSEMFRRRFRMNKSLFLRIVDRLSTEVPYFQQRKNAHGRFGLSALQKCTAAIRMLAYGQSGDTYDEYLRLGESTARLCLENFTTGIIQLFGQEYLRRPNEDDLQRLLDIGEVRGFPGMIGSIDCMHWE
- the LOC111210705 gene encoding glutathione S-transferase T2-like, with translation MDPFNFNSPGLVNLLVSQSSQTIDLGCSEVPKPASKRKWTTKEDVVLISAWLNTSKDPIVSNEQKAGTFWKRIEEYVNASPLLIGSIPREWSQCKQRWGRVNEQVCKFVGSHEAVLKEQASGQNENDVMKAAHDIFFNDYLVKFSMEHCWREFRFDQKWRSHSFSKDGAKEKRKEPAEEVPADQNVRPPGVKASKAAKRKKHTNEAAFDQIESILAAKNTISKQKILDRLLAKTEATLSPQEVCRSRVAVGGCVRVDVLLVGLSFFWYQVTGSLFDSQVVF